The Corynebacterium vitaeruminis DSM 20294 genome window below encodes:
- a CDS encoding IS3 family transposase (programmed frameshift): protein MPSKTYTEEFRRDAVALYENSPGVSINALAAELGVNRNTLQIWVRKYGTGARTTTSTEAASQTPTSVTDAERIRQLERENARLKEERDILRKAAKYFAEGDDLVIRFQFVDDAKNSHSVKRLCEVLKLNRSSYYKWTNTSSARTQRLLGDAILGARVKAVFGAERGCYGSKRITAQLNDDSPGSPVNHKKVARIMRSLQLVRYSKKRKVTTTVSEGKKPVFPDLVGRKFTAPAPNQVYVGDITYLPIADGSNMYLATVIDCFSRRLVGFAVADHMRTSLVQDALVMAKGQRGSLDDAIFHSDHGSVYTSHAFQQTCTTLGIWQSIRAIGSSADNALAESFNAALKREVLQDAKTFANQLQCRRDVFRWCTRYNTTRRHSWCGYLAPAVFEEQCPVTLRSAS, encoded by the exons ATGCCCAGCAAGACCTACACCGAGGAATTCCGCCGCGACGCGGTCGCCCTCTACGAGAATTCCCCCGGCGTATCGATCAACGCCCTCGCCGCCGAACTCGGCGTCAACCGCAACACCCTCCAGATCTGGGTCCGCAAATATGGCACCGGCGCCCGCACCACCACCAGCACCGAGGCCGCCTCGCAGACCCCGACATCGGTGACCGATGCCGAACGTATCCGCCAGCTGGAACGGGAAAACGCCCGACTGAAGGAAGAGCGCGACATTCTGCGCAAGGCCGCGAAATATTTTGCGGAAG GAGACGACCTGGTGATCCGCTTCCAGTTCGTTGACGACGCCAAGAACAGCCATTCGGTCAAGCGGTTATGTGAGGTTCTGAAACTCAACCGGTCCTCGTACTACAAATGGACAAACACCTCCTCCGCCAGGACACAACGCCTGCTGGGCGACGCGATCCTCGGCGCACGGGTCAAGGCCGTGTTCGGCGCAGAACGCGGCTGCTACGGCTCCAAACGCATCACGGCGCAACTCAACGACGACTCGCCCGGCAGTCCGGTCAATCACAAGAAAGTCGCCCGGATCATGCGCTCGTTGCAGCTGGTTCGCTACTCGAAGAAACGCAAGGTCACCACCACGGTGTCCGAGGGAAAGAAGCCGGTATTCCCCGATCTCGTGGGAAGGAAGTTCACCGCCCCGGCACCGAACCAGGTCTACGTCGGCGATATCACGTACCTGCCGATCGCGGACGGGTCGAATATGTACCTGGCCACGGTCATCGACTGTTTCTCCCGCCGGCTGGTAGGCTTCGCGGTCGCCGATCACATGCGTACTTCCCTGGTCCAGGACGCCCTGGTGATGGCCAAGGGCCAGCGCGGAAGTCTCGACGACGCAATTTTTCACTCGGACCATGGCAGTGTCTACACTTCCCATGCGTTCCAACAGACGTGCACAACGCTGGGGATCTGGCAGTCGATCCGCGCGATCGGCAGCAGCGCTGATAACGCCCTGGCGGAGTCCTTCAACGCCGCGTTGAAGCGTGAGGTCCTCCAGGACGCGAAGACGTTTGCCAATCAGTTGCAGTGCCGGCGAGATGTTTTCCGCTGGTGTACCCGCTACAACACCACGCGTCGGCATTCCTGGTGCGGGTATCTCGCTCCAGCAGTGTTTGAAGAGCAATGTCCTGTTACGCTGAGATCTGCTTCCTGA
- a CDS encoding lycopene cyclase domain-containing protein, with product MSFIYLGSLIVFIGCMVLCDHRWKLGFFRNAPRAALAIGVTYVGFLLWDVLGIITGTFYRGDSPYMTGIDLAPHMPIEELFFLFFLCYLTLNLTSAVSLVLKTPLPEQRGGTTQPADAAAPTGEARA from the coding sequence ATGTCCTTCATCTATCTGGGTTCGCTGATCGTCTTCATCGGCTGCATGGTGTTATGTGACCACCGGTGGAAGCTCGGCTTCTTCCGCAACGCACCCCGTGCCGCCCTGGCGATCGGTGTTACCTATGTCGGATTCCTGCTGTGGGATGTGCTCGGCATTATCACCGGCACCTTCTACCGTGGTGATTCCCCCTATATGACGGGCATCGATTTAGCTCCCCACATGCCGATTGAGGAGCTGTTCTTCCTGTTCTTCCTGTGTTACCTCACCCTGAATCTGACCTCCGCGGTCAGCCTGGTGTTGAAAACCCCGCTGCCTGAGCAGCGGGGGGGTACCACCCAGCCCGCCGATGCTGCAGCACCTACCGGGGAGGCCCGAGCATGA
- a CDS encoding prenyltransferase: MDTIRVVFSSSRPISWVNTAFPYCLAYLLGGGSMDWLFWVGVVFFLIPYNIAMYGINDVFDYESDIRNPRKGGVEGAVVSKKYHPTLLWASAITTIPFLVVLYAAGTWMSALWLTISVFAVIAYSAAGLRFKERPLLDAITSSTHFTSPALVGATITGADISTAMWLALGSFFLWGMASQILGAVQDVRADREAGLSSIATAMGARGAARLATVLYLAAAALVFLLPSPAWIVGIAAVTYVLNAGRFWNITDDTCESANRGWKVFLWLNYLVGAVVSMTLISVYLV, encoded by the coding sequence ATGGACACAATCCGTGTGGTGTTCTCCTCCTCCCGCCCCATCAGCTGGGTCAACACCGCCTTCCCCTACTGCCTGGCCTACCTCCTCGGGGGCGGCAGCATGGACTGGCTGTTCTGGGTGGGGGTGGTCTTCTTCCTCATCCCGTACAACATCGCGATGTACGGGATCAATGATGTCTTCGACTATGAATCGGATATCCGCAACCCCCGTAAGGGTGGGGTCGAGGGTGCCGTGGTGTCGAAGAAGTACCACCCCACCCTCCTGTGGGCCTCGGCGATCACCACCATCCCCTTCCTGGTGGTCCTCTACGCCGCCGGCACCTGGATGTCTGCGCTGTGGTTGACCATCTCAGTGTTCGCGGTCATCGCCTATTCCGCGGCGGGCCTGCGGTTCAAGGAACGTCCCCTGCTGGACGCGATCACCTCCTCCACCCACTTCACCTCCCCGGCGCTGGTCGGTGCGACCATCACAGGTGCCGACATCTCCACCGCGATGTGGCTCGCCCTGGGGTCGTTCTTCCTGTGGGGCATGGCCAGCCAGATCCTCGGGGCAGTGCAGGATGTGCGCGCCGACCGCGAGGCCGGTTTGTCCTCCATCGCCACCGCCATGGGCGCCCGCGGTGCCGCCCGACTGGCCACAGTGCTCTACCTAGCCGCAGCCGCCCTGGTGTTCCTGCTGCCCTCGCCCGCGTGGATCGTCGGCATCGCCGCGGTGACCTATGTGCTCAATGCGGGCCGTTTCTGGAATATCACCGATGACACCTGTGAGAGCGCCAACCGTGGTTGGAAGGTCTTCCTCTGGTTGAACTACCTGGTCGGCGCGGTGGTGTCCATGACCCTGATCAGTGTCTACCTCGTGTAG
- a CDS encoding lycopene cyclase domain-containing protein produces the protein MTYVLMSIPFLVFALVAFVFKRANGTRKITWVTLLTTLILFVLTIIFDNIMVWADFFGYGDTQHLGIWIVLIPIEDLFYPLFAALLIPAIWLPGNLWRRNRDIAETDTSSDAERA, from the coding sequence ATGACCTATGTCCTGATGAGCATCCCCTTCCTGGTGTTCGCACTGGTGGCCTTCGTGTTCAAGCGGGCCAACGGCACCAGGAAGATCACCTGGGTCACCCTGCTCACCACCCTCATCCTGTTCGTGTTGACGATCATCTTCGACAACATCATGGTGTGGGCCGATTTCTTCGGGTACGGCGACACCCAGCATCTCGGCATCTGGATCGTTCTCATCCCGATCGAGGACCTCTTCTATCCGCTGTTCGCTGCCCTGCTGATCCCCGCGATCTGGTTGCCGGGCAATCTGTGGCGCAGGAACAGGGACATCGCAGAAACCGACACATCTTCTGACGCTGAAAGGGCATAA
- a CDS encoding MMPL family transporter, with amino-acid sequence MSTRITTPPDPVQGATPRKTGPARWVRILLPAVLILIWLAAAGVGGPYFGKVGEVSSNDQTAYLPESSDATQVQQQLGEFSDSDSIPAVVVMVGDEPLTDQEIAELNTVVAGLTDLEGVGEDVSPAIPSEDGLAVQAFVPIDSGEAVADVVDKLSETLSDQTPDNVATYVTGPAGFSADLGAAFAGIDGLLLAVALAAVLVILVFVYRSFILPIAVLTTSIFALTAALLVVWWLAKWEILLLSGQTQGILFILVIGAATDYSLLYVARYREELRQYRDKATATLKAIRATIEPVLASGSTVIAGLLCLLFSDLKSNSTLGPVASIGIIFAMLAALTLLPALLFVFGRVAFWPKRPAYEPEVVRQEGGMPSKGIWTKVARLVKNHPRAIWVSTLIVLLAGAAFVPTLKADGVSQSDLILGASEARDGQEALGEHFPGGAGSPAYVLTDETNLQQVAQVLLSDDSFDGVTVSSTESPAGSAPLTEDGIAPMGPGPAPAPTVVDGQVLIQATLVDAPDSQEAQNSIRDLRATFADENIDALVGGVTATALDTNDASIQDRTLIIPLVLVVILVILMLLLRSIVAPVLLIITTVISFGTAIGVSALLFNTVFDFPGADPAVPLYGFVFLVALGIDYNIFLATRVREETVRHGTREGILRGLAVTGGVITSAGLVLASTFAALYVIPILFLAQIAFIVAFGVLIDTFLVRAFLVPALFYDIGPKVWWPSKLTSQKHEDSVAANKERAAHNPRTEEFVEV; translated from the coding sequence ATGTCTACTCGCATCACCACACCCCCCGATCCGGTTCAGGGCGCCACGCCCCGGAAAACCGGGCCTGCGCGTTGGGTCCGGATCCTCCTCCCCGCGGTCCTGATCCTCATCTGGCTCGCTGCCGCCGGGGTCGGCGGCCCCTACTTCGGCAAGGTCGGTGAGGTCTCCTCCAATGACCAGACCGCCTACCTGCCCGAGTCCTCTGATGCCACGCAGGTGCAGCAGCAGCTGGGTGAATTCAGTGACTCTGATTCCATCCCGGCAGTGGTGGTCATGGTCGGTGATGAACCCCTCACCGATCAGGAGATCGCAGAACTTAATACCGTGGTCGCCGGTTTGACCGACCTGGAGGGAGTCGGCGAGGATGTGTCCCCGGCCATTCCGTCCGAGGACGGTCTGGCAGTCCAGGCGTTCGTACCCATTGACAGTGGTGAGGCAGTGGCAGATGTCGTCGACAAGCTCTCTGAGACGCTGAGCGACCAGACACCGGACAACGTGGCCACCTATGTCACCGGACCGGCCGGGTTCAGCGCCGACCTCGGCGCTGCGTTCGCCGGCATCGACGGGCTTCTGCTGGCAGTCGCCCTCGCGGCGGTGTTGGTGATCCTCGTGTTCGTCTACCGTTCCTTCATCCTGCCGATCGCCGTGCTGACCACCAGTATCTTCGCCCTGACCGCCGCACTGCTGGTGGTGTGGTGGCTGGCCAAGTGGGAGATCCTGCTGCTGTCCGGCCAGACCCAGGGCATCCTGTTCATCCTGGTCATCGGTGCAGCCACCGACTACTCACTGCTGTATGTGGCCCGCTACCGCGAGGAACTGCGCCAGTACCGGGATAAGGCCACGGCCACTCTCAAGGCCATCCGCGCCACCATCGAACCAGTGCTGGCCTCGGGCAGTACCGTCATCGCGGGTCTGCTGTGCCTGCTGTTCAGTGACCTGAAATCCAACTCCACCCTGGGGCCGGTCGCCTCCATCGGCATCATCTTCGCCATGCTCGCCGCCCTGACTCTGCTGCCCGCCCTGCTGTTCGTGTTCGGTCGTGTGGCCTTCTGGCCGAAGCGCCCCGCGTATGAACCCGAGGTGGTCCGCCAGGAGGGCGGCATGCCTTCCAAGGGTATCTGGACCAAGGTGGCACGCCTGGTGAAGAACCATCCCCGCGCCATCTGGGTATCCACCCTTATCGTCCTGCTCGCCGGCGCCGCCTTCGTGCCGACTCTCAAGGCCGACGGTGTCTCTCAGTCCGATCTGATCCTCGGCGCCTCCGAGGCCCGCGACGGCCAGGAGGCCCTCGGTGAGCATTTCCCCGGTGGTGCCGGCAGCCCCGCCTACGTGCTCACCGATGAGACCAACCTGCAACAGGTTGCCCAGGTGCTGCTCTCCGATGACAGCTTCGACGGTGTCACGGTCTCCAGTACTGAATCCCCGGCCGGTTCCGCCCCGCTCACCGAGGACGGGATCGCACCCATGGGCCCCGGTCCCGCACCTGCCCCGACCGTGGTGGACGGGCAGGTCCTCATCCAGGCCACCCTGGTTGATGCACCGGATTCCCAGGAGGCACAGAACAGTATCCGTGACCTGCGGGCCACCTTCGCCGATGAGAACATCGATGCCCTGGTCGGTGGTGTGACCGCCACCGCCCTGGATACCAATGACGCCTCCATCCAGGACCGCACCCTGATCATCCCGCTCGTGCTGGTGGTGATCCTGGTGATTCTCATGCTCCTACTGCGGTCCATCGTGGCCCCGGTGCTGCTCATCATCACCACCGTGATCTCCTTCGGCACGGCCATCGGTGTTTCCGCGCTGCTGTTCAACACCGTCTTCGACTTTCCCGGTGCGGACCCGGCCGTCCCGCTCTACGGGTTCGTGTTCCTGGTAGCCCTGGGCATCGACTACAACATCTTCCTGGCCACCCGCGTGCGGGAGGAGACCGTCAGGCATGGCACAAGGGAGGGCATCCTGCGTGGGCTGGCTGTCACCGGTGGTGTCATCACCTCCGCCGGACTGGTCCTGGCCTCCACCTTCGCAGCGCTGTACGTCATCCCGATCCTGTTCCTCGCCCAGATCGCATTCATCGTGGCCTTCGGTGTGCTCATTGACACCTTCCTGGTCCGTGCCTTCCTGGTGCCGGCATTGTTCTACGATATCGGGCCGAAGGTCTGGTGGCCGTCTAAACTTACTTCCCAGAAGCACGAGGATTCCGTGGCCGCCAACAAGGAACGCGCCGCACACAACCCCCGCACTGAGGAGTTCGTAGAGGTATGA
- a CDS encoding polyprenyl synthetase family protein has translation MDNGMTLTTEQLAPPGFDFNEEIYLELNRTFSSLSKRCSSYGPEFRACLDTAFQALRGGKLVRPRMLLGTHRTMTTETATGAANHEVALQIAVATELLHFAFLVHDDVIDGDLYRRGKLNFIGQILKQRDPDNFSDRGPDPEHLHWASSNGILIGNLFLAATHQVFARVDLPHPARLRLLDLLDHTMNDSLVGEFLDVGLSSRAITPDINTALEMSRLKTATYTFELPLRAAAILAGLSEEDEQKVGVIGAHLGTAYQLQDDYLSTFGEAAEHGKDAFSDLREGKETTIIGFARATRHWKDIEVNFNNAELTTTQGEQIRDLLIQCGAEEYSRDTIRHHLDACRLSIADLRTNLNHEVIDLLFAQVDQLDNRRS, from the coding sequence ATGGACAACGGCATGACACTGACAACCGAGCAGTTGGCTCCCCCGGGCTTCGACTTCAATGAGGAGATCTACCTGGAGCTCAATCGCACCTTCTCCTCTTTGTCTAAACGGTGCAGTAGTTACGGCCCGGAGTTCCGGGCCTGCCTCGACACCGCATTCCAGGCGCTCCGTGGTGGCAAACTGGTGCGCCCACGCATGCTCCTGGGCACCCACCGCACCATGACCACAGAAACGGCGACAGGCGCGGCCAACCATGAGGTCGCCCTGCAGATCGCGGTGGCCACGGAACTGCTGCACTTCGCCTTCCTGGTCCACGATGACGTCATCGACGGGGATCTCTACCGCCGTGGCAAGCTCAACTTCATCGGCCAGATCCTCAAACAGCGCGACCCGGATAACTTCTCGGACAGGGGCCCGGATCCCGAACATCTGCACTGGGCATCTTCCAATGGCATCCTCATCGGCAATCTCTTCCTGGCCGCCACCCACCAGGTCTTCGCCCGGGTGGACCTGCCCCACCCCGCCCGCCTGCGACTACTGGATCTGCTCGACCACACCATGAACGACAGCCTGGTCGGTGAATTCCTCGATGTCGGACTCAGCAGCCGGGCGATCACACCCGATATCAACACCGCCCTGGAGATGAGCCGGCTGAAGACCGCCACCTATACCTTCGAACTCCCCCTTCGTGCCGCGGCCATCCTTGCCGGGTTGTCGGAGGAGGATGAGCAGAAGGTCGGGGTGATCGGCGCCCACCTGGGCACCGCGTACCAGCTGCAGGATGACTACCTCTCCACCTTTGGGGAAGCAGCAGAGCACGGCAAGGATGCCTTCTCCGATCTCCGGGAGGGCAAGGAGACCACCATCATCGGGTTCGCCCGCGCCACCCGGCATTGGAAGGACATCGAGGTGAACTTCAACAACGCGGAACTCACCACCACACAGGGGGAACAGATCCGCGACCTGCTCATCCAGTGCGGTGCGGAGGAATACTCCCGTGACACCATCAGACACCACCTGGATGCCTGCCGCCTCTCCATCGCAGACCTGCGCACCAACCTGAACCACGAGGTCATCGACCTGCTGTTCGCCCAGGTTGATCAGCTGGACAACCGCCGGTCCTGA
- a CDS encoding phytoene/squalene synthase family protein: MTQHQLTNRSASFLNSALGLYNRVAVKASHQVIKRYSTSFSMATLMLSPQIRRDIRNLYSVVRIADEIVDGTALAAGYTPAELGTLLDDYEAAVLAAPAQHFHTDLVLQAYGDTARRCDFQDEHVVAFFASMRRDLTASEHDPGSFEAYVYGSAEVIGLLCLSVFNQGQPVSAARQQRMREGARALGAAFQKINFLRDLAEDQQELGRTYFPGTTTGALTEPQKQQLITDIRGDLATAERTYPALPVQARIGVIAAALLFEGLTDRIEQTPAAKLLEERISIPVTTKLMILGRATMKGLSMSIYRKKQQA; encoded by the coding sequence ATGACGCAGCATCAGCTGACCAACCGGTCGGCATCCTTTCTCAACAGTGCACTGGGGCTGTACAACAGGGTGGCGGTTAAGGCCTCCCACCAGGTAATCAAGCGGTATTCCACCAGCTTCAGCATGGCCACCCTGATGTTGTCGCCGCAGATCCGCCGGGACATCCGCAACCTGTACTCCGTGGTGCGCATCGCCGACGAGATCGTCGACGGCACCGCGCTGGCCGCCGGGTACACCCCAGCCGAACTGGGCACGCTTCTCGACGACTACGAGGCCGCCGTCCTCGCCGCGCCCGCGCAGCATTTCCACACCGATCTGGTCCTCCAGGCCTACGGCGACACCGCGAGGCGCTGCGATTTCCAGGATGAACACGTGGTGGCGTTCTTCGCCTCCATGCGTCGGGATCTGACGGCCAGTGAACACGACCCGGGTAGTTTCGAGGCCTATGTCTACGGTTCCGCAGAGGTCATCGGATTGTTGTGCCTGAGTGTGTTCAACCAGGGCCAGCCGGTCAGCGCCGCCCGTCAACAGCGCATGCGGGAAGGAGCCCGTGCCCTGGGGGCCGCCTTCCAGAAGATCAACTTCCTGCGTGATCTGGCCGAGGATCAGCAGGAACTGGGACGCACCTACTTCCCCGGCACCACCACCGGGGCACTGACCGAGCCGCAGAAACAGCAGCTCATCACCGATATTCGGGGGGATCTGGCCACTGCCGAACGCACCTACCCGGCACTGCCGGTGCAGGCGCGGATCGGTGTGATCGCAGCCGCCCTGTTGTTTGAGGGTCTCACCGACCGGATCGAGCAGACCCCGGCAGCGAAACTACTGGAGGAGCGCATCAGTATCCCCGTCACCACCAAACTCATGATTCTGGGCAGGGCCACCATGAAAGGCCTGTCCATGAGCATCTACAGAAAGAAGCAACAGGCATGA
- a CDS encoding MFS transporter — protein MSTFRGSGPKATQPIMPLRLFDSPVRAGAAVARLLFAGSMIGFFFSTQLFQDYLGWTPLQAALGFVPMTLLQFLFSPRVTRLAARVGMAPLIAAGLLFVLAGLGWLAFASGGASYLADVLGPMLFIGIGQGIAFGPLTNVGVHGAASEDAGAASGMVNTAHQLGSTLGIAVLTAASVRTDTMIEGFQAVYAGAAVMVGIALAAVVFVVAPALRGRG, from the coding sequence GTGTCTACTTTCCGGGGGTCGGGCCCGAAGGCCACCCAGCCGATCATGCCGCTGCGGCTGTTCGACAGCCCGGTGCGCGCGGGTGCCGCGGTCGCGCGCCTGCTGTTCGCCGGCTCCATGATCGGGTTCTTCTTTAGCACCCAGCTCTTCCAGGACTACCTCGGCTGGACCCCGCTGCAGGCGGCGCTCGGGTTCGTGCCGATGACGCTGCTGCAGTTCCTCTTCTCCCCCCGCGTGACGAGGCTGGCCGCGCGGGTGGGGATGGCGCCGCTCATCGCCGCCGGGCTGCTGTTCGTGCTCGCGGGTCTTGGCTGGCTGGCCTTCGCCAGCGGCGGCGCGTCCTACCTCGCCGATGTCCTCGGCCCGATGCTGTTCATCGGTATTGGGCAGGGCATCGCATTTGGGCCCTTGACCAACGTCGGCGTGCACGGCGCGGCGTCCGAGGACGCGGGCGCGGCCAGCGGCATGGTCAACACCGCGCACCAGCTGGGTTCGACGCTCGGCATCGCGGTGCTCACCGCCGCGTCCGTCCGCACCGACACGATGATCGAGGGCTTCCAGGCGGTCTACGCGGGTGCCGCGGTCATGGTCGGAATCGCGCTCGCTGCCGTGGTCTTCGTCGTGGCGCCCGCGCTGCGGGGCCGCGGCTAG
- a CDS encoding metal-sensitive transcriptional regulator: MSENTPAEAAHEQSHHGYISEKERYLMRLKRVEGQIRGIQRMIDEDKYCIDILTQVSAAQSALRNVALGLLDDHMRHCVRNAAIEGGEVADQKFKEVSDAVARFAR; the protein is encoded by the coding sequence ATGTCTGAGAACACCCCCGCCGAGGCCGCCCACGAGCAGAGCCACCACGGCTACATCTCCGAGAAGGAGCGCTACCTCATGCGGCTCAAGCGCGTAGAGGGCCAGATCCGCGGCATCCAGCGGATGATCGACGAGGACAAGTACTGCATCGACATCTTGACCCAGGTCTCCGCCGCCCAGTCGGCCCTGCGCAACGTCGCGCTCGGACTGCTGGATGACCACATGCGCCACTGCGTGCGCAACGCCGCCATCGAGGGCGGCGAGGTGGCCGACCAGAAGTTCAAGGAAGTCTCCGACGCGGTCGCCCGCTTCGCCCGCTAA
- a CDS encoding phytoene desaturase — MTGNNRVGSAVVIGAGVAGLATAALLGRDGWDVTIVEKNANVGGRAGSLEIDGFDGFRWDTGPSWYLMPEAFDHFFALFGTTTEDHLDLVDLTPGYRVFSGNTATVDVPTGREEAAALFESIEPGAGAKLLTYLDGAEDAYNIAIDRFLYNTFSELGPLLHRDVLSRAGRLASLLTRSLESYVNSQFENPILRQILTYPAVFLSSRPEGTPSMYHLMSHTDLVQGVKYPIGGFTAVVTALHKLAIEHGVNFRLSTEAISINTAKVGGKTITTDVSVLHDGELAKIPADIVVSAGDLHHTENNLLPKKLRTYPERYWSTRNPGIGAVLVYLGVKGKLEQLDHHNLFFSEDWTDDFAVVFDGPQATRPSNASESIYVSMPSASEDGVAPEGHENLFILVPTKATSSIGHGDAYLPEASATVEAIAEHAINQIAAQAGIKDLRERIVVKRTLGPADFERRYHSWLGSALGPAHTLAQSAFLRGRNKSRKIDTLFYAGATTVPGVGIPMCLISAENILKRLHADTTPGPLPEPVPNAARSVG; from the coding sequence ATGACCGGAAACAACAGGGTTGGTTCAGCAGTAGTCATCGGTGCCGGCGTGGCAGGACTTGCCACCGCTGCTCTCCTGGGCCGCGATGGTTGGGATGTCACCATTGTGGAGAAGAATGCCAATGTGGGTGGCCGCGCCGGCTCCCTGGAGATCGACGGTTTCGACGGTTTCCGCTGGGACACCGGACCGTCCTGGTATCTCATGCCCGAGGCCTTCGACCACTTCTTCGCCCTGTTCGGTACAACGACCGAGGATCACTTGGACCTGGTGGATCTGACCCCGGGTTACCGGGTGTTCTCCGGGAATACGGCCACGGTGGATGTGCCCACCGGTCGTGAGGAGGCCGCCGCCCTGTTCGAATCGATCGAACCGGGTGCCGGTGCGAAACTGCTGACCTATCTCGACGGGGCGGAGGATGCCTACAACATCGCCATCGACCGTTTCCTCTACAACACCTTCTCCGAACTCGGCCCCCTGCTGCACAGGGATGTGCTCAGCCGTGCCGGCCGCCTGGCCTCCCTGCTGACCCGTTCACTTGAATCCTATGTCAACAGCCAATTCGAGAACCCCATCCTGCGACAGATCCTCACCTACCCGGCGGTGTTCCTGTCCTCCCGCCCCGAGGGCACCCCGTCGATGTACCACCTGATGAGCCACACCGACCTGGTGCAGGGTGTGAAATACCCGATCGGCGGGTTCACGGCGGTGGTCACCGCGCTGCACAAGCTCGCCATCGAACACGGTGTGAACTTCCGTCTGTCCACCGAGGCCATCTCCATCAATACCGCCAAGGTCGGTGGCAAGACCATCACTACCGATGTCAGTGTTCTGCACGACGGTGAGCTGGCGAAGATCCCGGCGGACATCGTGGTCTCCGCGGGTGATCTCCACCATACCGAGAACAACCTCCTGCCGAAGAAGTTGCGTACCTACCCGGAGCGCTACTGGTCCACCCGCAACCCCGGCATCGGTGCGGTGCTGGTCTATCTGGGTGTCAAGGGCAAGTTGGAGCAGCTGGACCACCACAACCTGTTCTTCAGCGAGGACTGGACCGATGACTTCGCCGTGGTCTTCGACGGCCCGCAGGCCACCCGCCCCTCAAACGCCTCGGAATCGATCTACGTCTCCATGCCGTCCGCCTCCGAGGACGGTGTGGCACCGGAGGGACATGAGAACCTGTTCATCCTCGTGCCCACCAAGGCCACCAGCAGCATTGGTCACGGGGATGCCTACCTGCCGGAGGCCTCCGCCACGGTGGAGGCCATCGCCGAACACGCCATCAACCAGATCGCAGCCCAGGCCGGGATTAAGGACCTGCGGGAGCGGATCGTCGTCAAGCGCACCCTCGGCCCGGCCGACTTCGAGCGCCGCTACCACTCCTGGCTCGGCAGCGCGCTGGGCCCGGCGCACACCCTGGCTCAGTCCGCGTTTCTGCGCGGACGCAACAAGTCACGCAAGATCGACACCCTCTTCTACGCCGGTGCGACCACCGTGCCGGGTGTGGGTATCCCCATGTGCCTGATCTCAGCGGAGAACATCCTCAAGCGGCTGCATGCCGACACCACCCCCGGTCCCCTGCCGGAGCCGGTGCCCAATGCTGCCAGATCAGTAGGGTAA